Proteins co-encoded in one Bacillus sp. FSL H8-0547 genomic window:
- the megL gene encoding methionine gamma-lyase — protein MGKEYQFETKVIHSQEKMKDPYNSLAPPLYQTATFIFDRAETGEQRFAGAEEGHIYSRLGNPTVQLAEQKIASLEGAEAALAFGSGMGAVSAVMMSMVRTGSHILCSKGIYGCTFGLLNMLKEKFGVTYSFSELASKEEIEKEIRPETAFIYIETPINPTMQIISLQTVAEAAKAHGLRVVVDNTFCSPYLQQPLSHGCDIVLHSATKYISGHGDVIGGFAAGDKEYIQKLAMTERKDIGAIMSPFDAWLLLRGLKTLPVRMDRHCESAAEIAGRLLKHPAVGQVVYPFIGDSEETRIARKQMKKGGGLISFTLKEESKLEVQRFMNALNLIKIAVSLGDAESLIQHPATMTHSVIPESERQEMGISDNLVRLSVGLENVEDIWNDLNQALDAL, from the coding sequence ATGGGGAAGGAATATCAATTTGAAACAAAGGTGATTCACAGTCAGGAAAAGATGAAAGATCCATATAACAGTCTGGCTCCGCCGCTTTATCAAACGGCCACTTTTATTTTTGACAGGGCGGAAACAGGCGAGCAGAGATTTGCAGGAGCAGAAGAAGGACATATTTATTCAAGGCTCGGCAATCCGACGGTTCAGCTGGCTGAACAAAAGATTGCGTCGCTTGAAGGAGCAGAAGCAGCACTTGCTTTTGGATCAGGCATGGGAGCGGTTTCTGCCGTTATGATGTCAATGGTGAGAACGGGTTCTCACATTCTTTGCTCAAAAGGGATCTACGGCTGTACGTTTGGTCTTTTGAACATGCTGAAAGAAAAGTTTGGCGTGACGTATTCGTTTTCTGAGCTTGCTTCAAAAGAAGAGATTGAAAAAGAGATTAGACCGGAAACTGCCTTTATTTATATTGAAACGCCAATTAATCCGACGATGCAAATCATCAGTCTTCAAACCGTTGCAGAAGCTGCTAAAGCTCATGGGCTTCGCGTCGTGGTTGACAATACGTTCTGCTCGCCGTACCTTCAGCAGCCGCTTTCTCACGGCTGTGATATTGTTCTTCACAGCGCCACGAAATACATCAGCGGGCATGGAGATGTGATCGGCGGGTTTGCTGCGGGGGATAAAGAGTACATTCAAAAGCTTGCTATGACAGAAAGGAAAGATATCGGGGCAATTATGTCTCCGTTTGATGCATGGCTTTTGCTTAGAGGGCTGAAGACTCTCCCAGTCAGAATGGACCGGCATTGTGAGAGTGCTGCCGAAATTGCCGGGAGATTGCTGAAGCATCCTGCAGTCGGGCAGGTTGTGTATCCATTTATCGGTGACTCTGAGGAAACGCGTATTGCCAGAAAGCAAATGAAAAAAGGCGGCGGACTGATTTCTTTCACGTTAAAAGAAGAGAGCAAATTGGAGGTTCAGCGATTTATGAACGCGCTGAATCTTATAAAAATCGCTGTAAGTCTGGGTGATGCGGAGAGTCTGATTCAGCATCCTGCCACTATGACCCATTCGGTTATTCCAGAATCGGAAAGGCAGGAGATGGGCATCAGCGACAATCTTGTGCGGCTGTCTGTCGGCCTTGAAAATGTGGAAGACATTTGGAATGATCTGAATCAGGCTTTGGATGCTTTATAA
- a CDS encoding GAF domain-containing protein: MFHVENYSGKQEENYEMLIKQLKALLHGEKDAIANLANASALLNQFLKEINWVGFYLYKDSELVLGPFQGLPACVRIPVGKGVCGTAALNRKTERVADVHAFPGHIACDAASQSEIVVPMVKNGELIGVLDIDSPIKDRFSELDQKYLEKFTETLIEFL, encoded by the coding sequence GTGTTTCATGTCGAAAATTACAGCGGAAAACAAGAAGAAAATTACGAAATGCTCATTAAGCAGCTGAAGGCTTTGCTGCATGGAGAAAAAGATGCCATTGCCAATCTGGCCAATGCGTCGGCTCTATTAAACCAGTTTCTTAAGGAGATCAATTGGGTCGGTTTTTATCTTTACAAAGACAGCGAGCTTGTTCTTGGCCCGTTTCAGGGATTGCCGGCGTGCGTCAGAATACCTGTCGGAAAAGGCGTCTGCGGGACCGCTGCTCTTAACCGCAAAACGGAGAGAGTGGCGGATGTTCATGCTTTTCCGGGACACATCGCGTGTGATGCAGCATCTCAGTCTGAAATCGTCGTCCCGATGGTGAAGAACGGAGAGTTAATCGGCGTCCTTGATATTGACAGTCCAATTAAAGACAGATTCAGTGAGCTTGACCAAAAGTATCTGGAGAAGTTCACGGAAACACTTATTGAATTTCTATGA
- the refZ gene encoding forespore capture DNA-binding protein RefZ — MPVQPNASNQTKEKIIDAAVALFNTQGFNGTSVREIAKKANVNVAHISYYFNGKGGLLEYLVSKYYEGYLSVIETGYLRLSRETPKNCLLLLIGDILNYQHENRQLARFVLREVTLDSMLIREVMTTYLTKEKYFFKAILEEGILSGQFRKAPMAHILVQLKSLLNMPYLQPQYMSEVLYIQTHEIYFVKQYFHEIEIWIDHLLCDPSKKEAIV, encoded by the coding sequence ATGCCAGTGCAGCCGAACGCCTCCAATCAAACGAAAGAAAAGATTATCGATGCAGCTGTAGCACTGTTCAACACACAGGGCTTTAACGGCACATCCGTGAGGGAAATTGCCAAAAAAGCGAATGTCAATGTTGCTCACATCTCCTATTACTTTAATGGAAAGGGCGGCCTTCTGGAATACTTGGTTTCAAAGTATTATGAAGGATACCTTTCAGTCATTGAAACAGGCTATCTCCGCCTGAGCCGTGAAACACCAAAAAACTGCTTGCTTCTCTTGATTGGGGATATTCTAAACTATCAGCATGAAAACCGTCAACTTGCACGATTTGTTCTGAGAGAAGTAACCCTCGACTCTATGTTGATCAGAGAAGTGATGACAACGTATCTCACAAAAGAGAAGTACTTTTTTAAAGCCATTCTTGAAGAGGGCATCCTCTCCGGACAGTTCCGGAAAGCACCGATGGCCCACATTCTTGTACAGCTGAAGAGCCTTCTGAACATGCCGTACCTTCAGCCGCAATATATGAGCGAAGTCCTCTATATTCAAACACATGAAATCTACTTCGTGAAACAGTATTTTCACGAAATCGAAATCTGGATTGACCATCTTTTATGCGATCCGTCAAAGAAGGAAGCGATTGTGTAA
- the hisJ gene encoding histidinol-phosphatase HisJ: protein MRKKDGHVHTPFCPHGSDDSLEMYVERALNEGFEELTFTEHAPLPEGFNDPVPGSDSAMSRSKLEDYITRVTAVKKSFDGNIKINLGFEVDFIRGYEKGTERFLNDYGPYMDDGILSVHFLKPGTEYQCLDFDSDTFLKMAELAGGVRKLHELYYETLLAAVQSELGPYKPGRLGHLTLIKKFQKAFPAEFDLKDLQLSLLSAVKKNRMELDFNTAGLRKDLCGVIYLDGWMIREAQKQNIPLIYGSDAHSAKDVGAHYFHYEEALV from the coding sequence ATGAGAAAAAAAGACGGACATGTACATACGCCATTTTGCCCGCACGGCTCTGATGACAGCCTTGAAATGTATGTTGAAAGGGCTTTGAATGAAGGTTTTGAGGAGCTGACTTTTACAGAGCATGCCCCTCTTCCGGAAGGGTTCAATGATCCTGTTCCAGGGAGCGACAGCGCTATGAGCCGGTCTAAATTGGAGGATTATATTACCCGGGTCACTGCAGTGAAAAAGTCCTTTGACGGAAATATAAAAATTAATCTCGGCTTTGAAGTGGACTTTATCCGCGGTTATGAAAAAGGGACAGAACGCTTTTTAAACGACTATGGCCCGTACATGGATGACGGGATTCTGTCTGTTCATTTTCTGAAACCCGGCACTGAGTATCAATGCCTTGATTTTGACAGTGACACCTTTTTAAAAATGGCGGAATTGGCCGGAGGCGTAAGGAAGCTGCATGAACTTTACTATGAGACTCTGCTTGCTGCAGTTCAATCAGAGCTTGGTCCTTATAAGCCGGGCAGGCTGGGACATCTGACGCTAATAAAAAAATTCCAGAAAGCATTTCCGGCTGAGTTTGACTTAAAAGACCTGCAGCTGTCCCTTCTTTCTGCTGTTAAAAAGAACCGGATGGAACTCGATTTTAATACAGCAGGACTGAGAAAAGATCTTTGCGGCGTGATTTATCTTGACGGATGGATGATCAGGGAGGCACAAAAACAAAACATCCCTCTCATATACGGGTCTGATGCCCATAGTGCAAAGGATGTTGGAGCACACTATTTTCATTATGAGGAGGCCCTTGTCTGA
- the ezrA gene encoding septation ring formation regulator EzrA: MEVVIGLIVILLVLFGVGYAIRRNIYKEVDRLEALKIEIMNRSIADELSKVKDLKMTGQAEELFERWRKEWDEILTAQLPEVEELLFDAEDYADKYRFSKSKKVLEHIEKTLKLVDESIEIIISEIDELITSEEKNSTEIEEVRIQVKKAKKTLLAHSHTFGKSHAALEIRLAEITEALKQFEAETEEGNYLAAREILLGQKDEIHILLEKIDEIPKLLAECQTVIPNQLSELSDGYQEMLENGFHLKHIQLETELEKMNKQLEAYMALLAQGETLEVKENIEEMQEAIDTFYDLLEKEVLAHHFVQTAAVKIDEQLADLLKKRQETEEEAELVKESYQISEVDLDRRRKIEKQISALCKQFSLIQNKLQSEQLAHSILKEELEQLQRQIEEVRAEHQEFSEMLRVLRKEEREARAALAEGRKQLYEASRKIQKSNVPGLPPNLAELLKEAKRSLADAGRKLEEIPLNMIDVNRILEEATAHIEIFSRQSDEMIEQVYLTEKVIQYGNKYRRRNGTLAEQLKEAEDHFRNYEYTKSLDKAAAALEQVEPGSLSKLQSMLEEQTSK; the protein is encoded by the coding sequence ATGGAAGTCGTTATTGGACTTATTGTCATTTTGCTGGTTTTATTTGGAGTCGGCTACGCAATCAGAAGAAATATTTACAAAGAAGTAGACCGGCTGGAAGCCTTGAAAATCGAAATCATGAACCGGTCGATTGCAGATGAGCTTTCAAAGGTCAAAGATTTAAAGATGACAGGACAGGCGGAAGAATTATTTGAGCGGTGGAGAAAAGAGTGGGACGAGATCCTGACAGCCCAGCTTCCGGAAGTAGAGGAGCTCCTGTTTGATGCAGAGGATTACGCAGACAAGTACCGCTTTTCCAAATCGAAAAAAGTGCTTGAACATATCGAGAAAACGCTTAAGCTTGTTGACGAATCAATTGAAATCATCATCTCTGAAATTGATGAACTGATTACAAGTGAAGAGAAAAACAGCACAGAAATCGAAGAGGTAAGAATACAGGTCAAAAAAGCGAAGAAGACCCTGCTTGCGCACAGCCATACCTTCGGAAAGTCGCATGCTGCGCTTGAAATCAGGCTTGCAGAAATCACTGAGGCGCTTAAGCAGTTTGAAGCGGAAACAGAAGAAGGGAATTACCTTGCAGCACGTGAAATCCTTCTGGGGCAAAAGGACGAGATCCATATTCTCCTTGAGAAGATTGACGAAATTCCAAAGCTGCTCGCAGAATGTCAGACTGTCATTCCAAATCAGCTTTCAGAGCTGTCTGACGGCTATCAGGAAATGCTTGAGAACGGATTCCACCTGAAGCATATCCAGCTTGAGACAGAGCTTGAAAAAATGAACAAACAGCTGGAGGCGTATATGGCCCTTCTTGCTCAAGGCGAGACTCTCGAAGTAAAAGAAAATATAGAAGAGATGCAGGAAGCGATTGATACTTTTTACGACTTGCTTGAAAAAGAAGTACTCGCCCATCATTTCGTCCAGACCGCTGCTGTAAAAATAGATGAGCAGCTTGCAGATCTTCTTAAAAAGCGTCAGGAAACAGAAGAAGAAGCGGAACTTGTCAAAGAAAGCTACCAGATTTCAGAAGTGGACCTTGACCGCCGCCGTAAAATTGAAAAACAGATTTCAGCGCTGTGCAAACAGTTTTCTCTTATCCAGAACAAGCTTCAGTCCGAACAGCTGGCCCATTCCATTTTGAAGGAAGAGCTCGAACAGCTCCAAAGACAAATCGAAGAAGTGCGTGCAGAGCACCAGGAATTCAGTGAAATGCTCCGTGTACTGAGGAAGGAAGAAAGAGAAGCGCGGGCAGCCCTTGCTGAAGGAAGAAAACAGCTTTATGAAGCAAGCCGGAAGATTCAAAAAAGCAACGTTCCGGGACTGCCGCCAAATCTTGCAGAACTTTTGAAAGAAGCGAAGCGTTCGCTCGCAGACGCTGGCCGAAAGCTTGAAGAAATCCCGCTTAATATGATTGATGTTAATCGTATCCTTGAAGAAGCGACTGCTCATATTGAAATTTTTTCAAGACAGTCAGACGAAATGATTGAACAAGTCTACCTGACAGAGAAAGTCATTCAGTACGGCAACAAGTACCGGAGAAGAAATGGTACGCTTGCTGAACAGCTGAAAGAAGCGGAGGATCACTTCCGCAATTATGAATATACAAAGTCGCTCGATAAAGCAGCTGCAGCCTTGGAACAGGTTGAGCCTGGCTCGCTGTCAAAGCTTCAAAGCATGCTGGAAGAACAGACGTCCAAATAA
- the brnQ gene encoding branched-chain amino acid transport system II carrier protein, with amino-acid sequence MSNKSLTIKETFVIGLMLFALFFGAGNLIFPPALGQLSGDHMWTAIIGFLITGVGLPLLGVIAIGLSGSDIQSLAGRVHPLFGFFFPFVLYLAIGPIFAIPRTATVTYEIGVIPYLPESLSGNGWILFLFTLVFFAVTYWLSLNPTKLVDTIGKLLTPVLLLVLALIAVKMLISPLGTFESPTKEYENGAFFKGFLEGYLTMDTLAALVFGIVVINAVKDKGVTDRSQIAKICLNSGLIAAAGLMLVYISLAYLGATSVSKVGYLDNGGAILSESVHYLFGSFGNAVLGTAILFACLTTSIGLVSSCGNYFSKIFPSLSYKTITLIICLFSMTVANAGLTKLISFSVPVLVALYPLAIVLIALSFFHSYFRGANEVYLGSLLFTFVISVADGLKAGGLLPAGLDAWMKGNVPLFEYGIGFIVPAAVGGVLGYVYSSFRTAPASPDSRRK; translated from the coding sequence ATGTCGAATAAATCGTTAACCATAAAAGAAACATTTGTTATAGGACTGATGCTGTTTGCATTGTTTTTTGGCGCAGGGAACCTGATTTTCCCTCCGGCACTGGGGCAGCTCTCAGGAGATCACATGTGGACGGCGATTATAGGCTTCCTTATTACAGGTGTGGGACTTCCGCTTCTTGGAGTCATTGCCATCGGGCTGTCCGGCAGTGATATTCAGTCGCTTGCCGGCAGAGTCCATCCGCTGTTTGGATTCTTCTTTCCTTTTGTTCTCTATCTTGCAATTGGCCCAATCTTTGCGATTCCCAGAACGGCGACCGTCACATATGAAATTGGAGTGATTCCATATTTGCCGGAGTCATTGAGCGGGAACGGCTGGATCTTGTTTCTTTTCACGCTGGTCTTTTTTGCAGTAACGTACTGGCTGTCACTGAACCCTACCAAACTAGTTGATACAATCGGTAAACTGCTTACGCCGGTGCTGCTTTTGGTACTTGCCCTGATTGCAGTGAAAATGCTGATTTCTCCGCTTGGAACGTTTGAAAGTCCCACGAAAGAATACGAGAACGGCGCGTTTTTCAAAGGGTTTCTTGAAGGCTACTTGACCATGGACACACTTGCGGCACTGGTTTTTGGAATTGTTGTCATCAATGCGGTGAAAGACAAGGGAGTTACGGACAGATCCCAAATAGCAAAAATTTGCTTGAACTCAGGGCTAATTGCTGCTGCAGGACTTATGCTTGTATATATTTCATTGGCCTATCTAGGCGCTACAAGCGTCTCAAAAGTTGGATACCTTGATAACGGCGGAGCTATTTTATCTGAATCTGTTCATTACTTGTTCGGATCTTTTGGAAATGCAGTCCTTGGGACGGCCATCCTGTTTGCATGCCTGACTACAAGTATCGGACTCGTTTCTTCCTGCGGCAATTATTTTTCGAAAATTTTCCCAAGTCTGTCTTATAAAACGATTACCTTAATCATTTGCCTGTTCAGTATGACAGTGGCAAACGCCGGATTAACAAAGCTGATTTCGTTTTCTGTTCCTGTTCTGGTGGCGTTGTACCCTCTTGCCATTGTGCTGATTGCTTTATCTTTCTTCCACTCCTATTTCAGGGGGGCTAACGAAGTTTATCTTGGAAGCCTGCTGTTTACATTTGTGATAAGCGTCGCTGACGGTCTAAAAGCGGGAGGACTTCTTCCAGCAGGACTGGACGCCTGGATGAAAGGGAATGTTCCATTGTTTGAATACGGTATTGGCTTTATAGTCCCTGCTGCAGTCGGCGGCGTTCTGGGATATGTCTATTCCTCGTTCAGAACGGCACCTGCTTCACCAGACAGCCGGAGAAAGTAA
- a CDS encoding cysteine desulfurase family protein translates to MIYLDNSATTKPYDEVLHAFSQVATRFFANPSSLHSLGAEAEKVLKQARRQTAMLLGAEENEVIFTSGGTEGNNLAVKGSALARKHHGKHIITSKIEHPSVLESIKQLQEHFGFDVTYLQPDEYGMITIEKAEEAIRPDTILVSIMHINNEVGTIQPVEQIGEMLAVYPRIAFHVDAVQGAGKVPLSLEHIDLCTISGHKFHGLKGCGALYMKKGVKLLPMLSGGDQEMRARSGTESAALAASMAKALRMSTERYKSNREKMNRQKHFLLKGLANMETVQINTPGGQSADHIINFSVPGTEAEVLLRMLEQEEIYVSTTSACSSKRKRSSTVLLAMGKSGSVASSSIRVSLSYDTEDKDLERFLTVLEASVKKLVKLAR, encoded by the coding sequence ATGATTTACCTGGACAATAGCGCTACAACAAAACCATACGATGAAGTATTGCACGCTTTCTCACAAGTTGCAACCCGGTTTTTTGCCAATCCTTCCTCCCTGCACAGCCTGGGAGCTGAAGCGGAAAAGGTTCTCAAGCAGGCAAGAAGGCAGACAGCCATGCTTTTAGGTGCCGAAGAAAACGAAGTCATATTTACTTCAGGCGGCACTGAAGGGAACAATCTGGCAGTCAAAGGGTCAGCTCTTGCGCGAAAACATCACGGGAAACACATCATCACAAGCAAGATTGAGCATCCCTCAGTCCTTGAAAGCATCAAGCAGCTGCAGGAACACTTCGGCTTTGACGTTACATACCTGCAGCCGGATGAGTACGGGATGATCACAATAGAAAAGGCAGAAGAAGCCATTAGACCTGACACGATCCTGGTGTCAATCATGCATATAAATAATGAAGTTGGGACCATTCAGCCTGTTGAACAAATAGGGGAAATGCTTGCGGTATACCCGAGAATCGCATTTCATGTGGATGCTGTCCAGGGAGCAGGAAAGGTTCCATTGTCGCTTGAGCATATTGATTTGTGCACCATATCAGGCCATAAATTCCATGGTTTGAAAGGATGCGGTGCCCTTTATATGAAAAAAGGGGTAAAGCTTTTGCCAATGCTCTCAGGAGGCGATCAGGAAATGCGGGCACGCTCCGGAACGGAAAGTGCTGCTCTTGCTGCATCGATGGCAAAAGCACTAAGAATGTCGACTGAACGGTACAAATCGAACAGGGAAAAGATGAACCGCCAAAAGCACTTCCTATTGAAGGGGCTCGCAAATATGGAAACGGTCCAGATCAACACGCCTGGCGGGCAGTCGGCCGACCATATTATCAACTTTTCCGTGCCGGGTACAGAGGCTGAAGTTCTATTGCGGATGCTTGAACAGGAAGAGATTTACGTCTCCACCACCTCGGCCTGCTCTTCAAAGCGAAAGCGCAGCAGTACTGTGCTGCTTGCGATGGGAAAAAGCGGGTCAGTTGCTTCAAGCTCCATCAGGGTGAGCCTTTCGTACGACACAGAAGATAAAGACCTGGAGCGGTTTTTAACCGTTTTAGAAGCATCTGTAAAAAAACTAGTGAAACTTGCGAGGTAG
- the thiI gene encoding tRNA uracil 4-sulfurtransferase ThiI: MKYEHIMVRYGEITTKGKNRRWFVNCLKQNLKSVLSDYPALGYWGNRDRLYINLNGENHEGILEKLPLVFGIHSFSLVLKTKRELEEIKNGALALIEDQYKSGDTFKISAKRADKTFPLLTNEINYEVGSHILKNTEGLTVDVHSPDIDVRVEVRGEAAYLSSKDYEGIGGLPAGASGKAVLMLSGGIDSPVAGYFAMKRGIELEAVHFFSPPYTSERAKQKVIDLARRLTVFGGRIRLHIVPFTEIQEAIQKQVPESYVMTSTRRMMLQIADKIREKHDALAIVTGESLGQVASQTLESMYAINDVTNTPIIRPLIASDKKDIISLAKQIGTHDTSILPYEDCCTIFTPPSPATKPKLEKAQRFESFLDFEPMILKAVERTELVELSAVSEEEFDEFF; this comes from the coding sequence ATGAAGTATGAGCACATTATGGTAAGGTACGGGGAAATTACCACTAAAGGAAAAAACAGAAGATGGTTCGTAAACTGTCTGAAGCAAAACCTCAAATCGGTGCTGTCTGATTATCCTGCACTGGGATACTGGGGCAACCGCGACCGGCTTTATATCAACTTGAACGGGGAAAATCACGAGGGGATTCTTGAGAAGCTTCCGCTCGTATTCGGCATTCACTCCTTCAGTCTTGTATTGAAGACGAAAAGAGAACTGGAAGAAATCAAAAATGGTGCTCTCGCTTTAATAGAAGACCAATACAAGTCAGGAGACACGTTTAAAATTTCTGCTAAAAGAGCGGATAAAACATTTCCATTGCTGACAAATGAAATTAATTATGAAGTAGGCAGCCATATCTTGAAAAATACTGAAGGACTGACTGTAGATGTACACAGCCCGGATATTGACGTCAGGGTTGAGGTCCGCGGGGAAGCAGCCTACCTGTCTTCCAAAGACTACGAGGGCATCGGCGGATTGCCGGCAGGTGCAAGCGGTAAAGCCGTTTTGATGCTTTCAGGAGGAATTGACAGTCCTGTAGCCGGCTATTTTGCGATGAAAAGAGGGATAGAGCTAGAAGCTGTCCACTTTTTCAGCCCGCCGTACACAAGTGAACGAGCAAAGCAAAAGGTGATTGATCTTGCCCGCAGGCTTACTGTTTTCGGGGGCAGAATCAGATTGCATATCGTTCCTTTTACAGAGATACAAGAAGCGATTCAAAAGCAGGTTCCTGAAAGCTATGTCATGACTTCCACACGCAGGATGATGCTGCAAATAGCCGATAAAATACGGGAGAAGCATGACGCGCTTGCCATTGTGACAGGAGAGAGTCTCGGGCAGGTAGCAAGCCAGACGCTTGAAAGCATGTATGCCATTAACGACGTGACGAACACGCCTATCATCAGGCCGCTGATTGCCTCTGACAAAAAAGATATCATCTCTCTTGCAAAGCAGATCGGCACGCATGATACATCCATCTTGCCGTATGAGGACTGCTGCACCATTTTTACGCCTCCATCACCGGCAACGAAGCCAAAGCTTGAGAAAGCTCAGCGTTTTGAAAGCTTTCTTGATTTTGAGCCGATGATTTTAAAAGCTGTTGAACGGACTGAGTTAGTGGAATTGTCTGCTGTTTCTGAAGAAGAATTCGATGAATTCTTCTAA
- a CDS encoding alpha/beta-type small acid-soluble spore protein has product MANNSSNQLVVPGAQQAIDQMKYEIASEFGVNLGPETTARANGSVGGEITKRLVSYAQQNMGGFSK; this is encoded by the coding sequence ATGGCAAACAACAGCTCAAACCAACTAGTAGTACCAGGCGCACAACAAGCGATCGACCAAATGAAATACGAAATCGCTTCTGAGTTCGGAGTGAACTTAGGACCTGAAACAACTGCTCGTGCTAACGGTTCTGTTGGCGGTGAGATCACTAAACGTCTAGTATCTTACGCTCAACAAAACATGGGTGGATTTTCAAAATAA
- a CDS encoding acyl--CoA ligase: MLRNELIAPEIYNLVEEVEKHAKDANRVALKWENEQGEKQELTYGQLLDRANRIGSALLSKGLKQGDKILVIIPRFPEAYAVYLGALKAGFVVIPSSEMLRTKDLQYRVTHGDVKAIISYTDFTAECSGINEYDSLHKFAVGGTSEGWYSLEEEAAGQSGDLKMAETKRDSHAFLSYTSGTTGNPKGVVHTHGWAFAHLKTAASNWLSIEENDVVWATAGPGWQKWIWSPFLSVLGSGATGLVYNGRFEPKKYLQLLQDYKVNVLCCTPTEYRLMAKVDNLKDYSLPELHSAVSAGEPLNREVIDTFRNYFGIEVRDGYGQTENTLLVGVMKGMQLKPGSMGKPTPGNKVEIINEDGDICAVGEVGDIAVHVDTPALFKEYYKDAERTAMQFRGDYYITGDRARKDEDGYFWFEGRRDDIIISSGYTIGPFEVEDALVKHPFVKECAVVASPDELRGSIVKAFVVLQEEVDASSPDLIPALQDHVKELTAPYKYPRKIEFVEELPKTTSGKIRRIELRQRELAEA, encoded by the coding sequence ATGCTGAGAAATGAACTAATTGCTCCAGAAATCTACAATTTAGTAGAAGAAGTTGAAAAACACGCAAAAGATGCAAACCGGGTCGCTCTTAAATGGGAAAATGAGCAGGGAGAAAAACAGGAACTTACATACGGACAGCTTCTAGACAGAGCGAACAGAATTGGAAGCGCTTTACTTAGTAAGGGTCTTAAGCAGGGAGATAAAATTCTTGTCATTATTCCGAGGTTTCCAGAAGCTTATGCGGTTTACTTGGGAGCTCTTAAAGCAGGCTTTGTTGTCATACCAAGCTCAGAAATGCTGCGCACCAAGGATCTTCAATACCGGGTGACCCACGGAGATGTGAAAGCCATCATTTCATACACCGACTTTACTGCGGAATGCAGCGGGATTAACGAATATGACAGCCTGCATAAATTTGCAGTCGGAGGGACTTCAGAGGGCTGGTACAGTCTTGAAGAAGAGGCTGCCGGGCAGTCAGGCGATCTCAAGATGGCAGAAACAAAGAGAGACAGCCACGCTTTCTTGTCCTACACATCCGGAACAACCGGCAATCCAAAAGGCGTCGTTCATACGCACGGCTGGGCTTTTGCCCATCTTAAAACCGCTGCAAGCAATTGGCTTAGTATTGAAGAGAACGATGTGGTCTGGGCGACGGCGGGACCAGGCTGGCAAAAATGGATCTGGAGCCCGTTCTTATCGGTTCTTGGATCAGGGGCGACGGGACTTGTGTACAACGGCCGCTTTGAACCTAAGAAGTATCTGCAGCTGCTTCAGGATTATAAAGTAAACGTACTTTGCTGTACACCTACAGAGTACCGCCTGATGGCCAAAGTGGACAATCTGAAGGATTATTCTCTTCCTGAGCTTCACAGCGCCGTTTCAGCAGGTGAACCGCTCAACAGGGAAGTGATTGATACGTTCAGAAACTACTTCGGCATAGAAGTCAGAGACGGCTACGGCCAGACAGAAAATACACTGCTCGTCGGCGTGATGAAAGGAATGCAGCTGAAGCCTGGCTCTATGGGCAAGCCGACGCCGGGCAATAAAGTGGAAATCATCAATGAGGACGGAGACATCTGTGCGGTTGGTGAAGTCGGCGACATCGCTGTGCATGTTGATACTCCTGCCCTGTTCAAAGAATACTACAAAGATGCCGAGCGGACTGCCATGCAGTTCAGAGGAGACTACTATATTACAGGTGACCGCGCCAGAAAGGATGAAGACGGCTACTTCTGGTTTGAAGGCAGAAGAGACGATATCATCATCAGCTCAGGCTATACAATCGGACCGTTTGAAGTTGAAGATGCGCTCGTCAAGCATCCTTTCGTCAAGGAATGCGCGGTTGTCGCAAGTCCAGATGAGCTTCGCGGAAGCATCGTAAAAGCATTTGTCGTGCTTCAGGAGGAAGTGGATGCCTCCTCACCGGATTTGATTCCGGCTCTTCAGGATCATGTCAAAGAACTGACAGCACCTTACAAATATCCGCGTAAAATTGAATTTGTCGAGGAACTGCCAAAAACGACGTCAGGCAAAATCAGACGGATTGAGCTCAGACAGCGTGAGCTTGCAGAAGCTTAA